A genomic segment from Sparus aurata chromosome 10, fSpaAur1.1, whole genome shotgun sequence encodes:
- the LOC115588986 gene encoding uncharacterized protein LOC115588986 isoform X1 has product MICRILLLISLNCVCGTFVVNVTQTSYQAEENHDITLEWTFTTTADTSPDSLYIFCEMINARTVSALFDLYGGVVIPESRDQQFVGRVQWDKDVLRDGRLRLHVSRLRTEDSGRYRCNVWRNNILNSSECRLRVFAARDPPEPERPNGHIWGLFALYSIVVLALVVMSVFSLSFMNCLSDEQDSVSDSSGGLNTSHIAVETEGTV; this is encoded by the exons atgatctgcaggatcctgctgctcatcagcctcaactgtgtctgtg gaacatttgtagtgaatgtgacacagacctcctatcaggcagaggagaaccacgacatcacactggaatggacgttcacaaccacagctgacacttcCCCCGACTCACTTTATATCTTCTGTGAGATGATAAATGCTCGAACAGTCTCAGCCCTGTTTGATCTATATGGAGGTGTTGTGATCCCAGAGTCTCGGGATCAACAGTTTGTAGGACGAGTCCAGTGGGACAAAGACGTCCTCAGAGACGGACGactcagacttcatgtgtccagactcaggACTGAGGACTCGGGCCGGTATCGCTGTAATGTGTGGAGGAATAACATCTTGAACTCCAGTGAATGTCGACTCAGAGTCTTTG CAGCGAGGGATCCACCAGAACCTGAGAGACCAAACGGGCACATTTGGGGATTATTCGCCCTCTACAGTATAGTAGTACTGGCATTAGTagttatgtctgttttttccctttcattcatgaactgtctgtctgatgAACAGGATTCTGTCTCAGACTCCAGTGGAGGATTAAATACTAGTCACATCGCAGTGGAAACAGAAGGAACAGTGTGA
- the LOC115588986 gene encoding uncharacterized protein LOC115588986 isoform X3 has translation MICRILLLISLNCVCGTFVVNVTQTSYQAEENHDITLEWTFTTTADTSPDSLYIFCEMINARTVSALFDLYGGVVIPESRDQQFVGRVQWDKDVLRDGRLRLHVSRLRTEDSGRYRCNVWRNNILNSSECRLRVFGFCLRLQWRIKY, from the exons atgatctgcaggatcctgctgctcatcagcctcaactgtgtctgtg gaacatttgtagtgaatgtgacacagacctcctatcaggcagaggagaaccacgacatcacactggaatggacgttcacaaccacagctgacacttcCCCCGACTCACTTTATATCTTCTGTGAGATGATAAATGCTCGAACAGTCTCAGCCCTGTTTGATCTATATGGAGGTGTTGTGATCCCAGAGTCTCGGGATCAACAGTTTGTAGGACGAGTCCAGTGGGACAAAGACGTCCTCAGAGACGGACGactcagacttcatgtgtccagactcaggACTGAGGACTCGGGCCGGTATCGCTGTAATGTGTGGAGGAATAACATCTTGAACTCCAGTGAATGTCGACTCAGAGTCTTTG GATTCTGTCTCAGACTCCAGTGGAGGATTAAATACTAG
- the LOC115588986 gene encoding uncharacterized protein LOC115588986 isoform X2, producing the protein MICRILLLISLNCVCGTFVVNVTQTSYQAEENHDITLEWTFTTTADTSPDSLYIFCEMINARTVSALFDLYGGVVIPESRDQQFVGRVQWDKDVLRDGRLRLHVSRLRTEDSGRYRCNVWRNNILNSSECRLRVFARDPPEPERPNGHIWGLFALYSIVVLALVVMSVFSLSFMNCLSDEQDSVSDSSGGLNTSHIAVETEGTV; encoded by the exons atgatctgcaggatcctgctgctcatcagcctcaactgtgtctgtg gaacatttgtagtgaatgtgacacagacctcctatcaggcagaggagaaccacgacatcacactggaatggacgttcacaaccacagctgacacttcCCCCGACTCACTTTATATCTTCTGTGAGATGATAAATGCTCGAACAGTCTCAGCCCTGTTTGATCTATATGGAGGTGTTGTGATCCCAGAGTCTCGGGATCAACAGTTTGTAGGACGAGTCCAGTGGGACAAAGACGTCCTCAGAGACGGACGactcagacttcatgtgtccagactcaggACTGAGGACTCGGGCCGGTATCGCTGTAATGTGTGGAGGAATAACATCTTGAACTCCAGTGAATGTCGACTCAGAGTCTTTG CGAGGGATCCACCAGAACCTGAGAGACCAAACGGGCACATTTGGGGATTATTCGCCCTCTACAGTATAGTAGTACTGGCATTAGTagttatgtctgttttttccctttcattcatgaactgtctgtctgatgAACAGGATTCTGTCTCAGACTCCAGTGGAGGATTAAATACTAGTCACATCGCAGTGGAAACAGAAGGAACAGTGTGA